Proteins found in one Aneurinibacillus uraniidurans genomic segment:
- a CDS encoding putative amidoligase domain-containing protein has translation MTCFLLHQDKKEAALFASNFSWSSGTYVPAPWPAVTVQWGECGLSCKESRTIVLNGSEAIENATDRDIWPGVLAEAGIPTVHTVRGLTAKSTNIRRYMAVVFQQEVLALYEANGQRLWLHDRVMDTEESYQEITMDSGQRTIRRLLSYAVRSIYSLGLDFGAVYVGVDTRGQTAVLAVRPTFPKIGEINRKFQCAVETFIAGYEQSYTRTVMIGADIEFVLRTPGGKMVMASHYFPRDGIVGCDRVWWRGDITRRQFPIAELRPAPADTPRGLFRNVYRAMCRGIQLIGPSNLAWEAGGMPLRGYPIGGHIHFSEIPCNARLLRALDTYVALPLLLLENEASRARRPKYGQLGDMRPQFHGGFEYRTLPSFIVSPRITRGVLALAHLIARVYRKLPVRGLFLIPELHHAFYTGQQDVLLPYVAELWEDLESLPEYKEYEAYIAPFRELVALRAVWEEHVDIRMAWKLPPFQPDMIVNRTHEPSML, from the coding sequence ATGACATGTTTCCTGCTGCATCAGGATAAAAAAGAAGCGGCCTTGTTTGCATCCAATTTCTCATGGTCATCTGGAACATACGTGCCTGCACCCTGGCCTGCTGTAACGGTGCAGTGGGGAGAGTGTGGTCTGTCGTGCAAAGAATCGCGCACAATTGTGTTAAATGGAAGCGAAGCAATCGAAAATGCGACTGATCGAGATATCTGGCCTGGAGTACTTGCAGAGGCAGGGATTCCGACTGTACATACAGTACGCGGATTAACAGCGAAAAGCACAAATATACGCCGCTATATGGCAGTTGTTTTTCAGCAGGAGGTGCTGGCACTGTATGAAGCGAATGGTCAGCGACTCTGGTTGCATGATCGGGTGATGGATACAGAAGAGTCATATCAAGAGATTACGATGGATTCCGGGCAGCGAACCATCCGCCGCTTGCTCTCGTATGCGGTGCGTAGTATCTACAGTCTTGGCCTCGATTTTGGTGCTGTATATGTGGGAGTAGATACGCGAGGGCAGACGGCGGTGCTTGCGGTTAGGCCAACATTTCCGAAGATAGGAGAAATCAATCGGAAGTTCCAGTGTGCAGTTGAGACATTTATAGCAGGCTATGAGCAATCATATACACGTACGGTGATGATTGGAGCTGATATTGAATTCGTACTGCGTACTCCGGGTGGAAAAATGGTAATGGCTTCGCATTATTTTCCGAGAGATGGCATTGTTGGCTGTGACCGAGTGTGGTGGCGTGGGGATATTACACGACGACAGTTTCCCATCGCTGAGCTGCGACCTGCGCCTGCGGACACACCGCGGGGATTGTTTCGTAACGTATACCGCGCTATGTGTCGGGGCATTCAATTGATCGGCCCGTCTAATCTAGCTTGGGAGGCCGGAGGAATGCCACTTCGGGGATATCCGATTGGTGGACATATTCATTTTAGCGAAATTCCTTGTAATGCTAGACTGTTGCGAGCGCTCGATACGTATGTGGCTCTGCCTTTATTACTTCTGGAGAATGAAGCGTCACGGGCACGGCGCCCGAAATATGGGCAGCTTGGTGATATGCGTCCCCAGTTCCACGGTGGATTTGAGTATCGGACTTTGCCGAGCTTTATTGTCTCACCGCGTATTACGCGCGGTGTGCTGGCACTGGCTCATCTTATAGCGCGCGTGTATCGTAAGCTTCCAGTACGAGGACTATTTTTAATTCCAGAGCTGCATCATGCTTTTTATACCGGTCAGCAGGATGTGCTATTGCCGTATGTGGCAGAACTGTGGGAAGATCTTGAGTCTCTTCCTGAATACAAAGAGTATGAAGCATATATTGCCCCATTTCGGGAGTTAGTAGCGCTGCGCGCGGTGTGGGAAGAGCATGTGGACATTCGGATGGCCTGGAAACTCCCACCGTTCCAGCCCG
- the cotE gene encoding outer spore coat protein CotE, which yields MLKETIKFVEVVPLSYYDGNCRGEIEVTARVTQEPNCVEARVASNGVIVLSVEREYAVEIVGETKLCIVICDSCGDDEKDEMYTDEFEDMDDFADLDPDTFLD from the coding sequence GTGTTGAAAGAAACGATCAAGTTTGTTGAGGTCGTACCGCTTTCCTACTATGACGGTAACTGCCGTGGGGAGATTGAAGTAACGGCGCGTGTCACGCAGGAACCAAACTGTGTGGAAGCGCGAGTAGCAAGCAACGGGGTAATCGTCTTATCTGTTGAGCGTGAATACGCCGTTGAAATCGTCGGAGAAACAAAGCTGTGTATCGTTATCTGTGACTCATGCGGAGACGACGAAAAAGATGAGATGTATACGGACGAATTCGAAGACATGGATGACTTCGCTGACCTTGATCCTGATACATTCCTGGATTAA
- the cas2 gene encoding CRISPR-associated endonuclease Cas2: MAEKKLNYNYIFLFYDVNELRVHKVFKICKKYLFHHQNSVFRGPITPSNIIKLRKELATIVQPKEDFVSIIKVINEYSFEEETLGQKKKDGENLFL, encoded by the coding sequence ATGGCTGAAAAGAAGTTGAACTATAACTATATTTTTCTATTTTATGACGTGAACGAACTTCGTGTACATAAAGTTTTCAAGATATGTAAGAAGTACTTGTTTCATCATCAGAATTCAGTATTTCGTGGTCCTATTACTCCATCTAATATTATAAAACTTCGAAAAGAACTAGCTACTATTGTCCAACCTAAAGAAGACTTTGTTTCCATTATAAAAGTGATAAATGAATACAGTTTTGAAGAAGAAACATTGGGACAAAAGAAAAAAGATGGAGAGAATTTATTTTTATAA
- the cas1b gene encoding type I-B CRISPR-associated endonuclease Cas1b, protein MMGRSTKYLMSMGELKRKDHSLVFRNDKGNTYIPIEGIKEIYCLNEVSLNTKLFQFLSKAGVTVHFFDYHHQYCGTFYPKEQLVSGKLTVMQAQAYMNKRMDIAKAIVQGIAGNIHQVLYHYYKHDRKDLKPFLDWLRKDVPVYLAKDLDSKQVLFIEGEIWRKFYTSFSSFLPADFVMNKRVRRPPDNPMNALVSLGNSILYSKTVSQIYQTHLNQTISFLHEPSESRFSLSLDLCEVFKPIIVFRTIFENVNNRKLQVEKHFERKLNYCLLNKQGKEIFLSSLEERFNSVFQHPVLKRKVSYKTAIKLDAYKLIKLIVENKPFVPFSVKELK, encoded by the coding sequence ATGATGGGGCGGTCAACTAAGTACTTGATGAGCATGGGGGAGTTAAAGAGGAAAGATCATTCGTTAGTGTTTCGAAATGATAAGGGAAATACGTACATTCCGATTGAGGGTATAAAAGAAATTTACTGTTTGAATGAAGTGAGTTTAAATACAAAGCTGTTTCAGTTTCTTTCGAAAGCTGGAGTAACTGTGCATTTCTTTGATTATCATCATCAATATTGCGGAACGTTTTATCCGAAGGAACAGCTTGTAAGTGGAAAGCTAACTGTTATGCAGGCACAAGCTTATATGAACAAACGCATGGATATTGCCAAGGCAATTGTCCAGGGAATAGCTGGGAATATCCATCAAGTGTTGTATCACTATTACAAGCATGATCGTAAAGATCTTAAACCTTTTTTGGATTGGCTTCGCAAAGATGTGCCTGTATATTTGGCAAAAGACCTTGATAGTAAGCAGGTATTGTTCATAGAAGGAGAAATCTGGCGCAAGTTTTATACTTCTTTTTCAAGCTTTTTACCAGCTGATTTTGTTATGAATAAACGAGTAAGGCGTCCACCTGATAACCCTATGAATGCTCTTGTGTCTCTTGGAAACTCAATCCTATATTCTAAGACGGTTTCGCAGATTTACCAGACCCATTTAAATCAAACGATTAGCTTTCTGCATGAGCCATCTGAAAGTCGTTTTTCGTTAAGTCTAGATTTATGTGAAGTATTTAAACCGATTATAGTATTTCGGACGATTTTTGAGAATGTGAATAACAGGAAGTTACAGGTTGAGAAGCATTTTGAGCGGAAGTTAAATTATTGTCTTCTGAATAAACAGGGCAAGGAGATTTTTTTGTCGTCATTGGAAGAACGGTTTAATAGCGTATTCCAGCACCCTGTACTTAAACGAAAAGTAAGTTATAAAACAGCCATTAAACTGGATGCGTATAAATTAATCAAATTGATTGTAGAGAATAAGCCCTTCGTTCCATTCAGTGTTAAGGAGTTGAAATGA
- a CDS encoding CRISPR-associated protein Cas4 gives MKVTGTLVNYYFHCKRQCWLHANKINLEDNSEDVRIGKILHELRAEGNKNSEIAIESIKIDKLTPDYLIEHKKSDANIEAAKWQTLFYLKILKDKGIERKGKIQFDEKNKQEKTIIYVDLTEDIEKRLQELEQEIIDYCSSATPSPAILDKKCKRCAYYDYCYI, from the coding sequence ATGAAAGTTACAGGTACATTAGTTAATTATTATTTTCATTGCAAACGACAATGCTGGCTTCATGCCAACAAAATCAACCTCGAAGATAACAGTGAAGATGTTCGTATTGGAAAAATTCTTCACGAATTACGGGCAGAGGGAAACAAAAATAGTGAAATTGCAATTGAAAGCATCAAAATTGACAAATTAACACCAGATTATTTGATTGAACATAAAAAATCTGACGCTAATATTGAAGCTGCAAAGTGGCAGACACTTTTTTATCTCAAGATACTAAAGGATAAAGGGATTGAGCGAAAAGGAAAAATTCAATTCGATGAAAAGAATAAGCAGGAGAAAACAATTATTTATGTGGATCTAACAGAAGATATAGAAAAAAGGTTGCAGGAGTTAGAGCAGGAGATTATCGATTATTGTTCTTCGGCTACACCTTCTCCGGCAATTTTGGATAAGAAGTGTAAGCGTTGTGCTTATTATGATTATTGCTATATTTGA
- the cas3 gene encoding CRISPR-associated helicase Cas3', with product MISIAEYIRESDHIWAHVGKQENETLEQHSDLTQFFFDKLLQENGVEEALQSIVSALTFDGEKLDEASHQLIITMFKQAVYMHDIGKVNPVFQKVKMRNRTIQHTDQEELNDSHHALLSALLYVDIFSLAVEVVKEDGVRGFLRHVLYTFAYVISRHHTYLEDLSEADFQNKLERLQKRVRGFPGYVKYYEESERVRNELNLIIFSEQTYRYEDGHEAYSFYILARLLYSALVAADFYATYTYENEDQAPEWKYVKEADKEKLYTAYRNTKIYQGIEAYKKDKNVFADSAINKLRSDIFLEAEERLLQNLDKQIYYLEAPTGSGKTNMSINLALQLLNHHEKLNKIVYVFPFNTLIEQTNQTLQRAFEDEEVRNSYRISVVNSVTPIVTEKEEKDAESTINYREELLNRQMLQYPVTITSHVNFFHYLFGTGRESNLAFAHLCNSVIIIDEVQSYRNDRWVEIIRFLQCFSEWMNMKIIIMSATLPKLDQLLQEPTKQVELVKDPEIYFQHPLFKGRVHLHFSLLNKTEYTLDELLLDIEKVREERGPSRILIEFIKKKTAREFYRLASERYEGRIIEITGDDSSYFRRKILDELGAVDENKMLKVKDVLVITTQVIEAGVDIDMDVGFKDISLLDSEEQFLGRINRSCLRSDCRAYFFNLDGASQIYRNDWRLEYDLLHPDFKEYLVNKRFKDFYEMCFTRLLEQKKEKNKQNAAIFTEKVQRLDFKRVAKHMELIEDRSFTLFVSHVIRFEDGTELAGEMVWQQYKELLTADSMEYAERQVRLSAVREKMSFFTYSYIDSSHRYDKRPKRYDEQIGDLFFIEQGAVYMYEDKVTGIKKFDHELYEKEAGGLFS from the coding sequence ATGATATCCATTGCTGAATATATACGAGAAAGTGATCACATCTGGGCCCATGTTGGTAAGCAAGAAAACGAAACGCTGGAGCAACATTCTGATTTAACGCAGTTCTTTTTTGATAAGCTGTTGCAAGAAAATGGGGTAGAAGAAGCACTTCAATCCATTGTTTCTGCTCTTACTTTTGATGGAGAAAAACTGGACGAAGCTAGTCACCAATTAATTATTACGATGTTTAAGCAGGCTGTTTACATGCATGATATCGGAAAAGTTAATCCGGTTTTTCAAAAAGTAAAGATGCGAAATCGAACAATACAGCATACAGACCAGGAGGAGTTAAATGACTCTCATCACGCTCTTTTATCGGCACTTTTGTATGTTGATATTTTTTCACTAGCGGTAGAAGTGGTTAAAGAAGATGGGGTTCGGGGGTTTTTACGGCATGTTCTTTATACGTTTGCATATGTGATCTCTCGGCATCATACGTACTTGGAGGATTTATCTGAAGCGGATTTTCAGAACAAGTTAGAGCGTCTTCAAAAAAGAGTAAGAGGATTTCCTGGCTATGTAAAGTATTATGAGGAAAGTGAGCGTGTACGAAACGAGCTGAATTTGATCATTTTTAGTGAACAGACATATCGTTATGAAGATGGTCATGAAGCATATTCCTTTTATATACTAGCAAGGCTTTTGTATTCAGCTCTCGTTGCTGCAGATTTTTATGCAACATATACATATGAGAACGAAGATCAAGCTCCTGAATGGAAATACGTAAAGGAAGCAGATAAGGAAAAATTATATACGGCTTATCGGAACACGAAAATTTATCAAGGGATTGAAGCGTATAAAAAAGATAAAAATGTGTTTGCGGATAGTGCCATTAACAAGCTGCGCTCGGACATTTTTTTAGAGGCAGAAGAACGGCTTTTGCAGAATCTTGATAAACAAATATACTATCTCGAAGCTCCGACTGGTAGTGGCAAAACGAATATGTCCATAAATCTGGCACTTCAACTGCTTAATCACCATGAGAAGTTGAATAAGATTGTGTATGTATTTCCTTTTAATACATTAATTGAACAGACCAATCAAACATTGCAGAGGGCATTCGAGGACGAAGAGGTTCGAAATAGTTACCGTATATCTGTTGTGAATTCTGTTACCCCTATTGTGACAGAGAAGGAAGAAAAGGATGCAGAATCTACAATTAATTATCGCGAAGAGTTGCTGAATCGGCAGATGCTACAGTATCCAGTTACGATTACTTCACATGTGAATTTTTTTCATTATTTATTTGGAACCGGTAGAGAATCTAATCTGGCTTTTGCCCACTTGTGCAATAGTGTAATTATTATTGATGAGGTACAGAGTTATCGGAATGATCGATGGGTTGAAATTATTCGTTTCTTACAATGTTTCAGCGAGTGGATGAATATGAAGATTATTATTATGTCTGCAACGCTTCCGAAATTAGATCAGTTGCTTCAAGAGCCGACCAAGCAGGTAGAATTAGTAAAAGATCCTGAGATATATTTTCAACATCCTCTTTTTAAAGGACGTGTCCATCTACATTTTTCATTATTGAATAAAACTGAGTATACACTTGATGAGTTGCTGTTGGATATTGAGAAAGTTCGGGAAGAGCGTGGACCTAGTCGTATTCTCATTGAGTTTATTAAAAAGAAAACAGCCCGAGAATTTTATCGTTTGGCATCTGAGAGATACGAGGGACGAATCATTGAAATTACCGGGGATGATAGTAGTTATTTTCGCCGCAAAATTCTTGATGAACTTGGTGCGGTAGATGAAAATAAGATGCTTAAGGTTAAAGATGTGCTTGTTATTACAACCCAGGTAATTGAAGCTGGAGTTGACATCGATATGGATGTAGGCTTTAAGGATATTTCTCTACTTGATAGTGAGGAACAGTTCTTGGGGCGGATCAATCGATCATGCTTGCGTTCCGATTGTCGAGCCTATTTTTTTAATCTTGACGGCGCTTCACAGATTTACCGGAATGATTGGCGTCTAGAATATGATCTACTTCATCCTGATTTCAAAGAATATTTAGTTAATAAGCGCTTTAAGGATTTTTATGAGATGTGTTTTACCCGGCTTCTGGAACAAAAGAAGGAGAAAAACAAACAAAATGCAGCTATTTTTACGGAAAAAGTTCAAAGACTTGATTTTAAGCGCGTAGCGAAACATATGGAGCTTATTGAAGATCGCTCTTTTACGTTATTCGTTTCGCATGTCATTCGATTTGAAGATGGAACTGAATTAGCTGGTGAAATGGTATGGCAGCAGTATAAGGAGTTGCTTACTGCTGATTCAATGGAGTATGCAGAGAGGCAGGTGAGGCTTTCTGCTGTCCGTGAGAAAATGAGTTTCTTCACATATTCTTATATTGATTCGAGCCATCGGTATGATAAACGTCCAAAGCGATATGATGAGCAGATAGGGGATTTGTTTTTTATTGAGCAAGGGGCCGTTTACATGTATGAAGACAAAGTTACAGGGATTAAAAAATTTGATCATGAGCTGTACGAAAAAGAAGCAGGTGGATTGTTTTCATGA
- the cas5b gene encoding type I-B CRISPR-associated protein Cas5b → MKAIAFELTGKTAFFKKPDVNANAYFTYSHIHKIALYGLLGAILGLGGYATQYRDIQLNGKNEKNLYPEFYRLLRDLPVSIVPHGDRGYFAKKIQIFNNSVGYASQEEGNNLVVREQWIENPHWTVYVLDNGTEIFSRLAAMLEAGESVYLPYLGKNDHPASLSSIRMLALEWQERTERIDSLFYTEHVTYQKRGGTTDGSASFHSYKEQIPVALDTQLNSYEYKEVGFTNRKLASLEEDAPIYTGEGRFLYFL, encoded by the coding sequence ATGAAAGCAATCGCTTTTGAACTCACCGGAAAAACAGCATTTTTTAAGAAGCCTGATGTGAACGCAAATGCATACTTTACATATAGTCATATTCATAAAATAGCGTTGTATGGTTTGCTAGGAGCTATCCTTGGTCTGGGTGGATACGCAACCCAATATCGAGATATTCAGCTTAATGGCAAAAACGAAAAGAATTTGTACCCGGAATTTTATCGTTTGCTTCGTGATCTACCTGTAAGCATTGTACCGCATGGGGATCGTGGATATTTTGCGAAAAAAATCCAGATTTTTAATAACTCAGTAGGTTATGCAAGTCAGGAAGAAGGAAACAATCTTGTTGTTCGCGAACAATGGATTGAAAATCCACACTGGACAGTTTATGTGCTGGATAATGGCACAGAGATTTTTTCGCGTCTGGCTGCAATGCTAGAAGCAGGAGAAAGTGTCTACTTGCCGTACCTTGGAAAGAATGATCATCCGGCTTCACTTTCTTCAATTCGAATGCTTGCGCTTGAATGGCAGGAGCGTACAGAGCGGATTGATTCATTATTTTATACGGAACATGTTACGTATCAGAAGAGAGGCGGCACAACGGATGGAAGTGCAAGTTTTCATTCCTATAAAGAACAGATTCCTGTAGCTTTGGATACACAGTTAAATTCATATGAGTATAAAGAAGTTGGATTTACGAACCGTAAGTTGGCAAGTTTAGAAGAGGATGCACCAATCTATACCGGAGAAGGTCGATTTTTATACTTTTTATAA
- a CDS encoding type I CRISPR-associated protein Cas7 — MAKMNKRVYGVIGIASRMANWNADFTGRPKTCSDGTIFGSDKALKYSMKRLWVSQGEKVLYFKSYILNQKGAEKNKIQPKELAERYNELFDTEISDKTSSQEVLGNLFSTIDVLNFGATFAVKKQNIGLTGIVQIGQGFNKYEDSLVEVQDILSPFRNSAKEEADASSLGKKVVSNEAHYFYPFSVNPNHYDEFTRLLPDFEGYTEEAYLKFKEAALVGATALNTNSKAGCENEFALFVTCKEGENLYLPHLDTYIDFRKDERNLIDITRVEEVLSAAADRIETVEVFYNPYTTDIYTTAGFLSKEGWTRKNIFTRTKVE, encoded by the coding sequence ATGGCAAAGATGAATAAGCGAGTGTATGGGGTAATTGGTATTGCGAGCCGGATGGCAAATTGGAATGCAGACTTTACGGGACGGCCTAAGACATGCAGTGATGGAACCATTTTTGGAAGTGACAAAGCTTTGAAATATAGCATGAAGCGTCTTTGGGTATCGCAGGGAGAGAAAGTGCTGTATTTTAAATCATACATATTAAATCAAAAAGGAGCTGAAAAAAACAAAATTCAGCCAAAAGAATTGGCAGAGCGATATAACGAATTATTTGATACAGAGATCTCTGATAAGACCTCATCACAAGAAGTGCTAGGGAATCTTTTTTCTACAATTGATGTTCTGAATTTTGGCGCTACTTTTGCAGTTAAAAAGCAAAACATCGGGTTGACGGGTATTGTGCAAATTGGTCAGGGATTTAATAAATATGAGGATTCTCTTGTAGAGGTACAAGATATTTTATCACCGTTTCGTAATTCTGCTAAAGAAGAAGCGGATGCCTCAAGCCTTGGAAAGAAAGTTGTAAGTAATGAAGCACATTATTTTTATCCTTTCTCTGTCAATCCTAATCATTATGATGAGTTTACTCGATTGCTTCCTGATTTTGAAGGGTATACAGAAGAAGCTTATTTAAAATTTAAGGAAGCGGCACTTGTTGGGGCCACCGCATTAAATACAAATAGCAAGGCTGGTTGTGAGAATGAGTTTGCGCTATTTGTGACGTGCAAAGAAGGGGAAAATCTGTACTTGCCACATCTGGATACGTATATTGATTTTCGAAAAGATGAAAGAAATCTGATTGATATTACACGGGTAGAAGAAGTACTGTCTGCAGCAGCTGATCGAATCGAGACGGTAGAAGTATTTTATAATCCGTACACGACAGATATTTATACGACAGCAGGGTTTCTATCTAAAGAAGGATGGACTAGAAAAAATATTTTTACTCGTACAAAAGTTGAATAG
- a CDS encoding CRISPR-associated endoribonuclease Cas6: MVFEQLTVTVFLRKNIHFSFSSEKIGQWINAALYLDENLKVFHEQNQYKHYVFDNLYPFEKDGVYKEGKVYIYKIRSLKQGFLSKVKHLLKKVNDDNFQLLAAEITRMPQRPIQELYTVTPFFITVKGAPWFVEHDWTTLEERLQANAEKKYKNLFGEERFTHSFIQRIEILNQRPIAISYKGIKLLGNKAKITIQDDQQSQKLAFISMGSGLAEKNSAVGGGFCLATYI; this comes from the coding sequence ATGGTCTTTGAACAGCTTACGGTAACAGTGTTTTTACGAAAAAATATTCATTTTAGTTTTAGCAGTGAAAAAATTGGTCAATGGATTAATGCTGCTCTTTATCTCGATGAAAACTTAAAAGTATTTCATGAACAAAACCAATACAAACACTATGTTTTTGATAATTTATATCCTTTTGAGAAAGATGGTGTTTATAAAGAAGGGAAAGTATACATATACAAGATTCGTAGTCTAAAACAAGGTTTTTTATCAAAGGTAAAGCATTTGCTTAAAAAAGTAAACGATGATAATTTTCAACTTTTAGCTGCGGAAATCACCCGTATGCCACAACGCCCCATTCAAGAATTATATACAGTTACTCCTTTTTTCATAACAGTTAAAGGAGCACCATGGTTCGTTGAGCACGATTGGACAACATTAGAAGAACGGTTACAAGCTAATGCCGAAAAGAAATATAAGAATCTGTTTGGAGAAGAGCGATTTACTCATTCTTTTATTCAGCGAATTGAAATCTTGAATCAGCGTCCGATTGCTATTTCGTATAAAGGAATAAAATTACTTGGGAACAAAGCGAAAATAACAATTCAGGATGATCAGCAATCACAAAAGCTTGCTTTTATTAGTATGGGAAGCGGGCTTGCAGAAAAAAATTCTGCAGTAGGTGGGGGATTTTGTCTGGCTACATACATATGA